ATAGAGCTAAATTCCTTATCTTAGAGATGCATGCATTCTCTAAGAACAAAATTCATGTATTCATCAGTATTTGCTATGGGAGTATTGCGTCCAAGTTGGTACGATTCAAAAGCTACATCTTGATGCGTCATCATGTATGAATCATTTGTCTGGTCATTGCCCAGGATAGAAAATCACAAGATTAGTAGAGCATAACAATGTAGGTATTGTAGTAGACGTAGGATCGACAAAAGTAATTTGCAGGTTTTTAGTGTTTTGAGTACCATGTTCAACAGAGCCTCTCTTATCATTATCCGGCGTATTTTTCAAGTTGATTTGAGCCAGTAAAAGGCTGCATACCTGAACAAAGGAAAGAGAACCCGAATGTACGGTCAAATAAACATTGTCGACACAGTTGCAACATAATTAAGGTCCTGTTCGGTACCACTCCGCTCCACAACTCCAGGAGCGGAGTTGGCGGAGCTGCAGTTCAAAACGACCGAGCTGCACTTCCCCCGCTCCGCAGATTCCGGGAGCGGGCGACTACCGAACAGGGCCTAAATCGACGAACTAACCATCTTCAATTGTGCAACATGGGTCACGTATTCTGCTGAGTTGGGGTACCTTAACCCCTGAAATTTGGACGTTAGGCCCTGCATTCATCATTTTTCAACATAGAAAACCTTTAATGAGATGTGAAACGAACGGCTTATAGCATTCTGCTGTGCAACTATTTATTTTTTAGAACTCTGTTGTCAAAATTCTAATCCTGACTAATGTTGCAATAGGTCAAAGAAGTCGAACCTGAAGAAGTGCAGGGAAGAATTATGGTTGCGTGTGGCTGGCTGGTTCAGGGGAATTTCAGGGCGGGCGCGGCGGCACGGGTGCCGGAGCAGGCTCCTAGGCACTGGCGATCTGTCGGACGGATATTAGAAACGAAGGTGAGGTTGTATCTTGTTAGGTGGGTCTTCATTGGCCGTCGAAATCATACCTGGCCAATCTGATGGGGCTGCCTACTGCTCCAGAACTCATGCAGATGATGCATAATAATCTTGTTGTAGCCTGGCCGATCCGTGAATATTTGATTGTAGGTGAAGGAGGAGCGGCCGCCCACTCGACGGTGCGGTGTAGGGCGGCGAGGGAGGCCGCCAGGGAGGCCTCAATGCGGTGCAGGACGGCGAGGGAACCGTCCAGCGAGGCGACGATGCGATGCAGGGATCCAGgccgccgtgcagggaggcgacatGACTGCTGAGCTTCGTCTGGGGCGGTGGCGAGGAAAGGCAGGGAGTGGGGCCAGGGGCACGATTAGGTCCGATTTCCTTTTTTTGCGAGTTGGTTAGATGGTTAGATTAGCGTGATTTGAGGGGCTGCGGATGCGGGACGGAGAGTTTCATATTTTCCTCTTGTGGAGTATGGTCAGTCTATTGAAACTGCTAAGCGCACACCAGATCTTGAATAAATTAATGATGACTGTTGGATTGGGTCGTGTGGGCTTCATCCTGTGGTGCTGATGTGTCTGTGTACGTTTTGCGGGGTGCACGTAAcaaagttcttgtttgattgtttaatagtagtgaaGATGAAGAAAACCGTGTCTGATTTCTTTTCTCTTCTTACATGGCTATAATTTATTTTTAGAAGATTATAGGGGGCTTCGGGCTTCCCAGAAGAAAGAAGGGTGGTCTGAGTTGTGCGGAGGCACGTAGTCGATGGTAAAAgaacacccgcaaaaaaaaaaaaacccgtcaaagcccagcccaaattgagggagagggagagaccgACTACGTATCATGTTGGGCCTTATGGGTTATAAAAGTGCCCTCACGCGGGAGAGACTCACCCCACGCGGCCACGCCACTCTTTCTCGTAGGCCCGCCCTACCCCAAGTCCCCAACCCCGACCTCGCGATGGCCGGCGACGGCGATTCCGACACATACCTGAAGCGCATCCAGGCGGAGACCCTCCGTAACGAGCACAAGCGCGTGTGTATTGACCAAGAGTTCCACAGTCCCGCCGGCTCTCCAGCGTCCTCTTCGCCTGAAACCGGGTAAGATCACCCCCACCTCCCTGCCATTGCTTATTGCCGTTGAAGAAATAACCTTTTTTTTTAAGGTGCAAAgacacaaattttgtcgagagctgCAAACGCAACCGCTGTTTCCTTTTAGTTTGTGAACTAGTAGTTCAGTTAACAGCGAGATAGCACGCTCAAGCGTGAAGtttaagtgtgcctgaagcttaagTGTGTCCATGGGAAAACAAGTACTACTCCCTATGTAAaattgtaaactaatataagatcttttactccctctgtaaactagtaTAAGATCTTCTagatccctctgtaaactaatgtaagatcttttagatcactactttagtgatctactcCAGATATTGTATTATACAGTATTAATTTACAGAGGGGGTACTTATTGGGGCTACTAGTATGGATCTGTCTAAGTTTGAGCTGAATGACACACCTCATATGCTTGAATCAGCCGACATGTATGCCCATCTTCAGTTTGCCCTTCCTTTATAAATTAACACTGTATTTCGTATGCTGAAATGATGGGCACTTGTTATAACCCATATGGCTGAACTAACCACAATAGTCACTGACACAGTATCATTTTGTCTAGGGTTGAGGAGCATGCCGGCAAGGTGAGCAGCAGTGAACTTGGGTGTACAAGCACGGATCTGGCTAATTTTGAGACCCTGACGCTGAACGATACACCTCACACACTTGAATCAGCCGACAGGTGTTTCCATCTTTATTTTGTCCTTACTTTTATTAGTTTGGTTTGTTCAAATGTTGGGAAATTGTTATGACATATATCGTTGAACTAATGGGTATTTATTATGACCGATACGGTTGAACCAATTGTACTACTTGTTATGACCTATATGGTGGATGCGGGGTAAATTCTGTTTAATGATGAGACCTACTCATTTTTTTTCTGTTCAAGCCAACCTGCAGGACCTTTAGCTTTCCCTGTTTTTGATTAATCAATACAATTAATTGGAAAAATCTTGTTGGTAATTTACAGTAGGCGGCACAGGTGGAAAAATGTCGCAAGTGATATAGCCATTGGTCATTTTGCAAAAAGTTAGGAGTGGATTCTGACTgccttcgtgtgtgtgtgtgtgtgtgttctaaaCATGCTCCATTAAATGTATATCTCATGGTTAAGATTGATTATAGATTTATTTGTTTCCATAAGACTTCCGAGCCTCCACAGCCATAGAAGTTGACTAAAGCATGGATGTAAATTGTTTGACCTAGGGTGGTAATGCATGCTGACGCAGTCGATGGTGCCGTTCTTGATTCCACACTTGCGGAGCCACCAGCGCACgagaaacaaaaaccaaggtaaggACTCCCCAAACATGTTTTAAATGATGTATACTGATTTTCAGAAAGCACTCGTGTTGTTACGTTTCTTTAGGTTAACACAATAGCTTTATGTATTGGAGCTATGAATTGTCTTTCATAGGTCATAATGGAAAGTAGCATAGTTGCTATGCCTAGTGAACCCCACGTCATCTATATTTCTAGAACCAGGTTTTAGTATCACACCCATACCCAGGTACTGTAATCAATGGTGCATAGTGAATAAAGCAAGGTTCATTACAGCTTAAAACAAGTTCAATTAAGCTGAGAATCCATTTATCACAACTTGTCCCTTGTTGTATCATTACATGAACTTCGTCCTACATCTATGTATCGGACCCTGGGATCAAGATTATATAAATCTAGTTGTAGACAATCATATGAAAAGCCTCACTCGATGCAACTGAGTTGGAGTGTCATCGCTTGGCATAGCATGATAAATCCCGAGCTCTTACCGCATGAGTCGCTCGATGGAGCTGAGCTTGAGCGTTATTGCTTTGCCTTAAACGGGATCAGAGAAACGTCTAAATAATTACCCGTAGCAAAGAGTGGGTCTTACACTAGTTATTAACCATTTTTGTTGACTGTACTCTGATGTTTCTATCTAGGCGGGAGATACcacgaaaatattggccacccaaaTATGAAGGTGATATAAAATTTGCAGAAGAACAAGCTCGAAAACAAGCTGAATCAATTCAAGAACGAGGACATTATACTTCTTCTAAGGAAGAACTTGCTCAAAATGCGAATAGATGGATGACCGAGGAGGCGATGGTGGCTTTCAGAAAATACATCGAGAGTGAAGATGATCTTAAGGTTCCCATGTCTGTTCTAAATCTTTAATTGTTTGGACTGTAGAGACCTATCACtaacacttctttcatcttagggagTTGAGTATGAATTTGATGAACTTCTCCATCAATGTTTTAATGTGGAGCATTATTTAAAGACATGTCATCACTTCACCTTTACTGTCAAGATAAAGAAGCATGGCTCAGCCGATTGGACATCAGTGATGTACTTCGCTGAGGTCCGCGGAATATTTATGATAAAGGATTATTTCTGTTATCCTTTAGACCCGGATGAAAATGGTATGAGAAATTTCACCTTGTGAATTCTAGTGATCTAAAAAGATTCTAATCTTGTGGCTTATTTTGTTAGGTCAATGTTATGCATGTCAGAACCAAGGAATGCATGAGTTAAGGCACCCATCAGTAGGGATATTTGACTGCGGCAAGGAAGATGCATCATTTCCCTACTATTGTGAGGAAAGTGActctgatgaatatcatccaaaaatGGAATGgagtgaatctgatgatgatatgaGTTGATGGCATTGTCCATCATTCTTGTAGGAGTGTAAGTTTACTTTAGCCCTTCTATTCTCATATCCTCTTGATCTGTTGACTCAAGTCAAGTTGCTAGTTGATTTGACAATCGCAGTGTATAATCGACTACAGGCATCCGAAAAATGGTCACTTGCCGCACAGCAATGGTTTATCAGGGTTCACCCCTAGCTCCAGCAGTATCATCCATGGCTGGCTGGGACCTTTTTTATTTTGGGGTTCTATGTAGAGAGACTGGCTGGACATGGGATGTGCTATTATGTATTGTTGGTTATAATGCCACACTGGTGTTTGCTCTGATGCAGCCGGTTTGTTTAAGTTCTTGGTTTCGCACCTGGTGAACTGTAAGTTTGCATGTACTTTTTTTTGAGTTGGTGTTTTCATGTACTTGGAAGTTGGAACTGATGAACATCATCTGACTCAGACACCTGAACTGTGTTGTCCTTTTGTGATGATTTCTCTTTATCTGAAGTTGCTGATGCACTTGAACTGAAAGATATCTTGCTAGTAACGGTATTGATGTGGTGCCACCTGAAATATTTCCTTATCTTCAATCTGTGCTAGTGCCTTCACATGACCTTCCAGGGCGTGAAGCAGAGAGACAATATAAGAGGGGAGACGCTTTAATCACACCGACTGATTTTAGCGTAGCAACAACCGACTCGTGTTTGATTATCACGGAGCACCTTCTTCCGCTTCCTATTAAACCAAAATCTAGACAGGAAATAAGTGCTTATTGCTGTTACCTTTGGTGGATTAGGCATCAGATTACTCATAAGTCCAATAAATGATGTAGATGCAAAAATAACTAACTTTTGCATATCTGAGGCTCAAAAACCCCTCTTCAACAGatgatgtatatgcaaaaaataatTCATCTCTGTCTTCCGGAGATGTAAAATACAACATCTCACAGTGCAAATTTGCATCTCCACATACAGGAGATGTAAAAGCGGCGGTCGCGCGCCAACCGCCCAACTACCTTCATTTGGCTTCCGCACGACTgtcggccgccgccgccatggctgaCGCCGATGACCCCACCCGCCAGCCGCTTGTCTGACCCACCTTGCCGCAACGACCGTCGGCGCGACCACGGTCCCCAATTTGGCCTCTGCCTCCATGCCGCCACCCCGGATTTGCCCCCACCTCCGCCGGTTGTCGTCGCGCCGGAGCTGCCTGCGAAGAAGCAACGGGGCGCCAAGCCACACGGTGGAGGCGTGAAATGACAGATGGCGCGGGGGCGCAACCCAACGGTGAACCAACCTCGGCTGGCCAAAATTTCGAAGCCGGACGCGGCTGCTGCGGGCAATATGCTGCTGCCGGCGGCCGTGGCTTCTTCCTTTGGCCAAAGAGGCCCTTCTCCACCTCCGCCGCTGCCCCTACGCCGTTCATCCTCCTCTTTCCGCCTCGAATCGCCCCTGTTCCATCGCCCTAATTCGTGTCGTCGCCCCGATTCGCCACCcccaccgcctcgccgccgccggcccgaaTCACGCCATGCCGCCACCGTCCCCACTGCCGCCGCCCCGATTTGACCGCCGCCCACTAGTTTTTACATCTCCATTTTGCATCACCTATTGAAGTTGCACTTTACATATCTGTTTTACATCATCTGTTGCAGTTGACCCTTTTTTTAGATGCAAAAAACACTTTTTGATGATGTAAATTTTTACATTCGTGTTTTACATCTCTAAATTGCTCTAATGATATTTCCACTCCTGAATGTCCAgcagttagagcatctacagccggacttggcaaatccgaccCCCCTATACGTTCGTAGACGCGCCGGGGTACGCTCGTGGGCGCATCTGGATGGGCCTCATATTTCCGTCCCGGCATCCACATATCTCAAATCCGGACTCTCAAATACATGCATGTCGATCATACAAGCCAATGTCGCACATAAATAGCAAATATTGGTACAAAGCATAGATAGTGTTTACATAAATTTATTTTAAATTCCAAACTCAAGCATTGGCTCCTTGTTGCCATTGTGGGTCTACATGTGCTCCACAAGATCATTGAGTAGTTGTGTGTGCACCTGCTGAtctcgaagatgttgatgctgaaggaaatatgccctagaggcaataataaagttattatttatttcctcatatcatggtaaatgtttattattcatgctagaattgtattaaccggaaacataatacatgtgtgaatacatagacaaacatagtgtcactagtatgcctctacttgactagctcattgatcaaagatgattgagtttcctaaccatggatatgagttatcatttgatcagtgggatcacatcattaggagaatgatgtgattgacttgacccatttcgttagcttagcacttgatcgtttagtatgttgctattgctttcttcatgacttatacatgttcctatgactatgggattatgtaactcccgcttaccggaggaacactttgtgtgctaccaaacgttacaacgtaactgggtgattataaaggtgctctacaggtgtctccgaaggtacttgttgagttgacgtatttcgagattaggatttgtcactccgattgtcggagaggtatctctgggccctctcggtaatggacatcactataagccttgcaagcaatgtagctaacgagttagttacaggatgatgcattatgtaacgagtaaagagacttgccggcaacgagattgaactaggttttgagataccgacgatcgaatctcgggcaagtaacataccgatgacaaagggaacaacgtatgttgttatgcggtttgaccgataaagatcttcgtagaatatgtgggagccaatatgagcatccaggttccgctattggttattgaccggagacgtgtcttggtcatgtctacatagttctcgaacccgcagggtccgcacgcttaaagttagatgatggttatattatgagtttatgtgttttaatgtaccgaaggtagttcggagtcccggatgtgatcacggacatgacgaggagtctcgaaatggtcgagacataaagattgatatattgtacgactatgttcggacaccggaatggtttcgaggAGTATCGGGCATAtagcggagtaccggggggttaccggaacccctcggggagactaatgggcctattgggccctagtggagaagaggaggggcggccaagggcagccgcgcgcccccttccccccaatctaaattggacaaggaggggggcggcgcccccctttcctttccccctctctctccttccctctcctctcctactcccacttggaaggggggagtcctactcccagtgggagtaggactcctcatggggcgcccctagggtggccggccccctccccctcctccactcctttatatacggggagggaggcaccccttggagacacaacaattgatccattggatctcttagccgtgtgcggtgccccctccaccataatccacctcgataatttcgtagtggtgcttaggtgaagccctgcgtcggtagaacatcatcatcatcaccatgccgtcgtgctgatggaactctccctcaaaactcggctggattggagttcgagggacgtcatcgagatgaacgtgtgctgaactcggaggtgtcgtatgttcggtacttgatcggtcggatcgtgaagacgtacgactacatcaaccgcattgtgctaacgcttccactttcggtgtacgagggtacgtggacaacactctcccctctcgttgctatgcatcaccatgatcttgtgtgtgtgggattttttttgaaattactacgttccacaacaaATGCATCTGCAGAAAATTCATCAGTTGAGCCGCATCTTGATCTTCCGGGATTTCAACTTGTTCTCCAGGTGCTTCGAAATCATGGGTTTGGGCTACAccatcaccctcatcctcgacaatCATATTCTGCAGAATAAATACAACATGTCATTAGCTGCCATAAAGTTTTTAATTCCCACATCATTGCAGTGCTCGGCACAATTCCCCAATGAGCCTGAAGCACACCGAATGtcctctccacatccttcctagccgcttcctgcattgttgcaaagtggctCTGTTTATTACCATGCGGTTCGGATACGGTCTTCACAAACGCTGCCCACTGAGAATAGATACCATTGGCAAGCTTGTATCCCATGTTGTACTCTCGACCATTGACGATGTAGTTGCACGGCGGTGATTCCCCATTGAAAAGCCTCCTAAACACTGGAGATCATTGAAGCACGTTGATGTCGTTGTGAGAACCCGACATTCCAAAGAAATTATGCCAAATTCATAAGTCatgtgatgccaccgcttctagTATGATGGTGGCCTCTCTGGTGTGACCATGATACATTCCCCGCAAACCTttggggcagttcttccattgacaatgcatgcaatcaattgatccGAGCATTCCTGGAAACCCCCTTGCCTCTCCAATAGCCAACAACTTCTCCGTGTCCTGCGCATTTGGGTCTCTGAGATACTCAGGTCCAAACACCTCCACCATGGTGTGGGCAAACTTGACAGTAGTCTTCAAGCACGTGCTCTTCCCCATCCTGACCATctcaagaatggcaagtgtaagcatCCTCAGAGCAGTTGTGCACTTCTGCTTGGCCGAGAAAGAGAGTTGGCCGCAGCAATCCCTTGTGAGCTTGAAGTAGTCGTCGTGTGCCTCCACTCCCTTCACAATGTGCAAAAAAATGGTTTCCGCATGCGAAAACGGTGATGAAACCATGGATCATCCGGGAAACTAGGTTTGGGAGAAAAGTAGTCCTTGCGGTGTAGCTTGCTCCGGACACCCTGTCCCGGTTGATCACTCTTCTCCCTTTGATTGAGCCCTTGAAGTTGAGAATATGCTCCACTTGCCAGTTcatttcctcttgcatgctcatgagcatgatcaTGTCCACTTATTCGTTTGAATTCGACGAATCGAAGAACTCATCTTGAATCTGGTCACCTCCGTCGGTCCATACTCCTTGTCCGACGAAGCATTGGAATCCATTGTTTTCCCTAACAAAATCACAAAAATCCGGTCGGACAATGTGTTAAACACATCAAGCGCAATGCGGAGCCAGAGAGTTACCGGACTTACCATGGCATCGTCCGGGCCGGCGACGACGTCCCCTGCAGCAAGGACGGGAGGGCTCCTACGGAGCTGGCAACGAAGAGCCTGGGAATGGCTGCAGAACGGGGGCGACGATGGAGCGCGAGACGGACGACGCGGGGAAGGAAGAAGACAGGAGATAATAAATGGATCCGGCTGGTCTTGGGATGGATTTGGTGCAATTTAAGGTGGGGTCGGGCTGTTGGGTTCGACGTGGCGGGCGcgtccatatccgccccatatttgggctgatatgatggatgctgatacgtctctatcgtatctacttttccaaacacttttgcccttattttggactctaacttgcatgattggaatggaactaacccggactgacgttgtttttagcagaactgccatagtgttatttttgtgtagaaataaaagttctcggaatgacctgaaaatccacggagcaactttttggaattaataaaaaatattggcgaaagaatcaacatcagggggcccacaccctgtccacgagggtgggggcgccccctacggcgcgccccctgcctcgtgcccccccctgaagctccaccgacctcaactccaactccatatattcacattcggggagaaaaaaatcagagagaaagatttatcgcgttttacgatacggagccgccgccaagtcctaaactctctcgggagggctgatctggagtccgttcagggctccggagagggggattcgtcgctgtcgtcatcatcaaccatcctccatcaccaatttgatgatgctcagcgccgtgcgtgagtaattccatcgtaggcttgctggacggtgatgggttggatgagatttaccatgtaattaagttagttttgttagggtttgatccctagtatccactatgttctgagattgatgttgctatgactttgctatgcttaatgcttgtcactagggcccgagtgccatgatttcagacctgaacctattatgttttcatgaatatatgtgagttcttgatcctatcttgcaagtctatagtcacctattatgtgttatgatccgttaaccccgaagtgacaataatcgggatacttatcggtgatgaccgtagtttgaggagttcatgtattcactaagtgttaatgctttgatccggtactctattaaaaggaggccttaatatcccttagtttccaataggaccccgctgccacgggagggcaggacaaaataagtcatgcaagttcttttccataagcacgtatgactatattcggaatacatgcctacattacattgatgaattggagctagttctatgtcatcctacgttataactattacatgaggaatcacatccgatataattatccatcactgatccaatgcctacgagcttttcacatattgctctttgcttagttactttaccgttgccactgttacaattactacaaaactgctactgttacttttgctactgttaccgttacttccatactaccttgctactaaatattttgctgcagatattaagttatccaggtgtggttgaattgacaactcaactgctaatacttgagaatattatttggctccccttatgtcgaatcaataaatttgggttgaatactctacccttgaaaactgttgcgatctcctatacttgtgggtt
Above is a window of Triticum dicoccoides isolate Atlit2015 ecotype Zavitan chromosome 5B, WEW_v2.0, whole genome shotgun sequence DNA encoding:
- the LOC119307699 gene encoding uncharacterized protein LOC119307699 isoform X1, coding for MLCSPTPSFCLFDSVWSRSSCCSRPLVPSFHGCAAARGPPYASPRSYGSRVSCSGDMVCSVWRCLRGSRRCCVSCVAAANGSGRSETGGPCSPTHRRLFSDQLKMNFLKEKEVRKGMGATSLNRRVKEVEPEEVQGRIMVACGWLVQGNFRAGAAARVPEQAPRHWRSVGRILETKVKEERPPTRRCGVGRRGRPPGRPQCGAGRRGNRPARRRCDAGIQAAVQGGDMTAELRLGRWRGKAGSGARGTIRSDFLFLRVG
- the LOC119307699 gene encoding uncharacterized protein LOC119307699 isoform X3 encodes the protein MVCSVWRCLRGSRRCCVSCVAAANGSGRSETGGPCSPTHRRLFSDQLKMNFLKEKEVRKGMGATSLNRRVKEVEPEEVQGRIMVACGWLVQGNFRAGAAARVPEQAPRHWRSVGRILETKVKEERPPTRRCGVGRRGRPPGRPQCGAGRRGNRPARRRCDAGIQAAVQGGDMTAELRLGRWRGKAGSGARGTIRSDFLFLRVG
- the LOC119307699 gene encoding uncharacterized protein LOC119307699 isoform X2 produces the protein MDVLLLGALPMLLLARTGPGLAAQGTWCVPCGAAFAAAAVVVSRVSRQPMGREGLRLEVPARQLTDALNGSDFLKEKEVRKGMGATSLNRRVKEVEPEEVQGRIMVACGWLVQGNFRAGAAARVPEQAPRHWRSVGRILETKVKEERPPTRRCGVGRRGRPPGRPQCGAGRRGNRPARRRCDAGIQAAVQGGDMTAELRLGRWRGKAGSGARGTIRSDFLFLRVG
- the LOC119307698 gene encoding uncharacterized protein LOC119307698, which codes for MAGDGDSDTYLKRIQAETLRNEHKRVCIDQEFHSPAGSPASSSPETGVEEHAGKVSSSELGCTSTDLANFETLTLNDTPHTLESADRVVMHADAVDGAVLDSTLAEPPAHEKQKPRREIPRKYWPPKYEGDIKFAEEQARKQAESIQERGHYTSSKEELAQNANRWMTEEAMVAFRKYIESEDDLKGVEYEFDELLHQCFNVEHYLKTCHHFTFTVKIKKHGSADWTSVMYFAEVRGIFMIKDYFCYPLDPDENGQCYACQNQGMHELRHPSVGIFDCGKEDASFPYYCEESDSDEYHPKMEWSESDDDMS